In one Xyrauchen texanus isolate HMW12.3.18 chromosome 18, RBS_HiC_50CHRs, whole genome shotgun sequence genomic region, the following are encoded:
- the LOC127658633 gene encoding methylmalonic aciduria and homocystinuria type D homolog, mitochondrial-like, giving the protein MTSVLCSRARLVTYLPGLHILVHRVVGARAFSGASGSDEPHLNSAALDIVPRTVWPDETMGPFGPQDKRFQLPGNVGFDSHLQGTVEQRTAPIHNLMQDVLTAQSSSERHNFVLAQFINELHENDKKAAAQNINKAEHFFDDAIVECAIQSCPELLKKDFELMFPEAPSTGMMVVTVTQRTQNDMTAWTEKVDQEREQLLAQFIAGAKEICYALRTEGFWADFIDPSSGLAFFGSYTNNTLFETDERYRHLGFQIEDLGCCKVIRHMVWGMHAFVGTLFTTAPPNSQIMKKLQGN; this is encoded by the exons ATGACCAGT GTGCTCTGTAGCAGAGCTCGGCTGGTGACGTACCTGCCAGGGCTTCACATTCTAGTTCATCGCGTTGTAGGGGCCAGAGCTTTCTCTGGGGCGTCTGGTTCAGATGAGCCACATCTGAACAGCGCTGCCCTTGACATTG TACCAAGGACGGTGTGGCCAGATGAGACCATGGGACCATTCGGACCTCAGGACAAGCGTTTCCAGTTGCCGGGCAATGTGGGTTTTGACAGTCACTTACAGGGCACTGTGGAGCAGAGGACTGCACCAATCCATAACCTAATGCAAGATGTGCTCACTGCTCAGTCCAGCAGCGAAAGGCACAACTTCGTCCTGGCCCAGTTCATCAACGAACTGCAT gaaaaTGATAAAAAAGCTGCAGCACAGAACATCAATAAAGCAGAGCACTTTTTTGATGATGCTATTGTTGAGTGCGCTATACAGTCTTGTCCTGAACTGTTAAAGAAAG ATTTTGAGTTAATGTTTCCTGAGGCCCCATCGACTGGCATGATGGTGGTTACTGTTACTCAGAGGACCCAGAACGACATGACAGCCTGGACTGAAAAGGTGGATCAAGAGAGAGAACAGCTGCTGGCTCAA TTTATTGCAGGTGCAAAGGAGATATGTTATGCTCTCAGAACAGAAGGATTTTGGGCAGATTTCATAGACCCTTCATCTGGCCTTGCA TTTTTTGGATCATACACAAACAACACACTCTTTGAAACAGATGAAAGGTATCGTCATTTAGGTTTTCAGATCGAAGACCTGGGCTGCTGTAAAGTCATCCGGCACATGGTGTGGGGGAtgcacgcatttgtgggcacACTTTTCACTACAGCGCCACCCAACAGCCAGATCATGAAGAAGCTACAGGGGAACTAA